One segment of Kogia breviceps isolate mKogBre1 chromosome 14, mKogBre1 haplotype 1, whole genome shotgun sequence DNA contains the following:
- the LOC131740532 gene encoding oncomodulin: MSITDVLSADDIAAALQECQDPDTFEPQKFFQTSGLAKMSASQVKDVFRFIDDDQSGYLDEEELKFFLQKFESGARELTESETKSLMAAADNDGDGKIGADEFQEMVHS; the protein is encoded by the exons ATGAGCATCACAGATGTCCTTAGTGCTGATGACATTGCAGCAGCCCTTCAGGAGTGCCAAG ACCCGGATACTTTTGAACCCCAAAAATTCTTCCAGACATCGGGCCTCGCCAAGATGTCAGCCAGTCAGGTGAAGGATGTTTTCCGTTTCATAGACGACGACCAGAGCGGGTACCTGGATGAGGAAGAGCTGAA GTTTTTCCTCCAGAAGTTTGAGAGTGGTGCTAGAGAACTGACCGAGTCAGAAACCAAGTCCTTGATGGCGGCTGCAGATAATGATGGAGACGGGAAAATTGGGGCTGATG AATTCCAGGAAATGGTACATTCTTAA